Part of the Bacillus sp. THAF10 genome is shown below.
TAGTGAATCGTGTAATGAAAAAAATACATCCTGGTGCAATGATATTGATGCATCCTACACCATCTACGGAACAAAGCTTAGAAACGATGATCGTTTCTATCAAGGAAAAAGGGTTAGAGCTTGGAAGTGTAACGGCCCTGTTGGATGAGGAAAGAATTATACATCACAACTAGAACCTGCAAACGGAATAGGAGGATAATCTTTGTTAACAAAACATACATGTTCAAATGGAGTAAGAATTGTATTAGAGAACATCCCACATGTCCGCTCCGTTGCAATTGGAGTATGGATTGGAACTGGTTCGAGGAACGAAGATCAACGAAACAATGGAGTATCTCATTTCCTTGAGCATATGTTTTTTAAAGGAACCAAAACAAAAAATGCCCGTGAAATCGCAGAAGCATTTGATTCCATTGGAGGCCAAGTGAATGCGTTCACATCCAAGGAATATACCTGTTATTATGCGAAGGTTATGGATGAGCATTCCTCTTATGCTTTGGGTGTTTTAGCAGATATGTTTTTTCATTCTATCTTCGATGAAGAAGAGCTGAAGAAAGAGAAAAACGTTGTTTACGAAGAAATTAAAATGTACGAAGATGCACCAGATGATATCGTTCATGATGTGCTTGCAAGAGCTTGTTATGGAAACCATCCTCTTGGATACCCAATTCTTGGGACAGAAGGAACGCTTTCAAAATTTGATGGCGATACATTAAGATCATACATGAAAGAAACCTATACGCCTGATAATGTGGTGATCTCCGTTGCAGGGAACATTAATGATAGCTTTATTAAAGAAATAGAAGACATGTTTGGCAGCTATGAAACGGGATATTCCAAAAGTGATTATGTGAAGCCAGCGTTTGAAACCGGTCGAATTGCAAAAAAGAAAACAACAGAACAAGCTCATCTTTGCATTGGGTATAATGGGCTTCCTATTGGCGATAAGGATATCTATAATCTTATTGTTTTAAATAACGTGCTTGGAGGAAGTATGAGCAGCCGTCTTTTCCAAGACGTTAGGGAAGAGAGAGGGCT
Proteins encoded:
- a CDS encoding pitrilysin family protein; translation: MLTKHTCSNGVRIVLENIPHVRSVAIGVWIGTGSRNEDQRNNGVSHFLEHMFFKGTKTKNAREIAEAFDSIGGQVNAFTSKEYTCYYAKVMDEHSSYALGVLADMFFHSIFDEEELKKEKNVVYEEIKMYEDAPDDIVHDVLARACYGNHPLGYPILGTEGTLSKFDGDTLRSYMKETYTPDNVVISVAGNINDSFIKEIEDMFGSYETGYSKSDYVKPAFETGRIAKKKTTEQAHLCIGYNGLPIGDKDIYNLIVLNNVLGGSMSSRLFQDVREERGLAYSVYSYHSTFQDNGMLTIYGGTGSNQLDMLFDTIQQTLSTLKTEGITEKELTNSKEQIKGSLMLSLESTNSRMSRNGKNELLLGRHRSLDDILERINSITQESVNSLTKRIFTDDYSVALISPNGEMPNSIKE